Proteins encoded within one genomic window of Humulus lupulus chromosome 1, drHumLupu1.1, whole genome shotgun sequence:
- the LOC133818041 gene encoding uncharacterized protein LOC133818041: MVAKSLIFGVLLSSMLAGCMANRNWGFGFNYTDWLQRHRSWYGQHHPNQTQQVPSKIIVGGSEHWRFNFSYIDWAFKHGPFHLNDILVFKYNPLKGKDSHPHSVYQLPDLRSFVKCDLSKGKKLANATRGAGEGFEVVLDKWQPYYFTCGESNGFHCDIGRMKFFVIPMLRPWRM, translated from the exons ATGGTGGCAAAGTCTCTTATTTTTGGGGTGCTATTATCATCGATGTTGGCTGGGTGCATGGCCAACAGGAATTGGGGTTTTGGGTTTAACTACACGGATTGGCTTCAAAGGCATCGTAGCTGGTACGGTCAACACCACCCAAACCAAACTCAACAAGTTCCCAGCAAGATTATCGTGGGTGGCTCGGAGCACTGGCGCTTCAACTTTAGCTACATCGATTGGGCTTTCAAGCATGGGCCATTTCACCTAAATGACATCCTTG TTTTCAAGTACAATCCCCTGAAAGGCAAGGACTCGCATCCGCACAGTGTGTACCAGCTTCCGGACTTGAGGAGCTTCGTGAAGTGTGATCTGAGCAAAGGGAAGAAGCTGGCGAATGCGACGCGAGGCGCTGGAGAAGGGTTCGAGGTGGTGCTGGACAAGTGGCAGCCCTACTACTTTACATGTGGCGAGAGCAATGGTTTCCATTGTGACATTGGACGTATGAAGTTCTTTGTCATACCAATGCTTCGTCCCTGGCGTATGTAA